CAGAGGCAAAAAGTAACAAAGGCACAAAGGAACAAAGAACCAGAGGCACAAAGTAACAAAGGCACAAAGTATTGAAAAAAAAAGAAGGAAATAAGGTAATAATTCAGCCTCGAAATCCCTAAGACTCAAAGGATGACGGAAAGAGAAACAAAAAAGGTAAAAAATAAAAGGTAAAAGGTAAAAGGTAAAAGGTAAAAGGTAAAAGGTGAAAAGTAAAAAGTGAAAGGTATAAGTAAAAGAAAAGACAAAAGACAAAATTGAAGGACGGCGCTTGGATGTATTTGTTGAGATCTTATTGATTTATAATACAAACTTGGAGTCTTTCAGTCTTGGTGGCAATATTTATGAATAATGCAGGCCTAATTAATTAAAACAATATAAACGAGGCAACTTTGTGAAAATCTATACTTCAAAAGTGGAATCACCTTTTGGCATTATTTATTTGGCATCCTCTGATGATGGCCTGGTTCAAATTGGATTATCAACAGAGGAGAAATTCTTGGTTGAATTGAATAAACAATATCCTATGTCACAAATTGAAGAAAATAATGCTAACAACCAATTGGCATTGCAACAGCTCAAGGATTATTTTTTTGGAAAACGAAATAAGTTTTCTATTCCGTTTAAATTGTCAGGGACTGAATTTCAAAAGAAAGTATGGAATGAATTGTTAAAAATCCCTTACGGCCAAACGATTACCTATGGAGAAATCGCCAAAAATATTGGCAATCCGAAAGCGGTAAGAGCGGTAGGATTGGCGAACAACCGGAATCCTGTCGCAATTATTGTCCCATGCCATCGAGTTATAGGTGCAAACGGGAAATTAGTAGGGTATGGTGGTGGTTTGGATATGAAGGAAAGTTTGCTTAAGTTGGAGGGAGCTTTGTTAGCCTAATAGTACTAACTTAAGGATTCATCAATAGTTTTAGGAGATATAATTAGATGGATACTTTAAAACAAGAAGCGCTTGCAGCTATCTCAAAATTACCTGAAAGCGCTGAAATCGATGATATAATGTACCGAATTTATGTTATTGATAAAGTAAGAAAAGCAAAGAAATCTATCAATGATGGCGATTCGTTAAGTATTGAAGATCTTAAAAAAGAAATAGAATCATGGTGATATGGTCTTTCCCTGCAAAAGAGGACTTAAAGATTATTCATGATTACATTGCGAAAGATTCTAAAGTCTACGCAAAAAAAGTAGTTGAAAGGATTGTTGAAACTACAGAAAAGCTAAATGAATTTCCAAAAATTGGTAGAATGGTTCCTGAGATTGATAGTCATAATGTGAGAGAGCTACTCATCTATTCCTATCGATTATTTACGAAATAGCCCAAAATAGAATTGAGATTCTTACTATTGTTCATAGTAAAAGAGATTTCTCTTCTGGAATTCTTAAAAATTAAATAAAATGCTTACAATTAAAACTTTAACCGGAGAAATAATGCAATATGGCATAGTCAAAAATTGGGATTCATCACGGGGGTATGGATTCATTGTCACGGATGATGATGAAGATATATTTGTGAACATAATTGATCTCGACATCACAATAAAGAAAAGAGGACTTCTAGAAGGTGACCGAGTCTCTTTTGATGTTCGCAGTGATTTGAAAGGGGAAAAAGCCATAAATGTGCGGATAGC
This candidate division KSB1 bacterium DNA region includes the following protein-coding sequences:
- a CDS encoding methylated-DNA--[protein]-cysteine S-methyltransferase; translation: MYTSKVESPFGIIYLASSDDGLVQIGLSTEEKFLVELNKQYPMSQIEENNANNQLALQQLKDYFFGKRNKFSIPFKLSGTEFQKKVWNELLKIPYGQTITYGEIAKNIGNPKAVRAVGLANNRNPVAIIVPCHRVIGANGKLVGYGGGLDMKESLLKLEGALLA
- a CDS encoding cold shock domain-containing protein — translated: MQYGIVKNWDSSRGYGFIVTDDDEDIFVNIIDLDITIKKRGLLEGDRVSFDVRSDLKGEKAINVRIAH